DNA from Mucilaginibacter mallensis:
CCTCCAGGCCCGCGATGCTGAACTCATTATACGCACAGGTAACCCCGCCGAAATACTGCCGCAATTAGCCGAAGAATACCATATAAGCGAAGTATACCACCACCGTGAAGTAGCTTACGAAGAAACTGAAATATCCGAACAGGTTGAAGCTGCTTTATGGAAGATCAGGCTGAATCTGAAACATTTTATAGGCCATACTTTATACCATAAAGAGGACCTGCCATTCCCGATAAAGGACATCCCCGATAGCTTTGCCATATTTAAAAAGAAAATAGAACGCGACAGCGATGTGCGCCCTTTTGCAAGCACACCTGAGCATATTGTTACACCAGAAATAACCGACGCCGGTGAACTGCCCACCTTACAGCAATTAGGTTTGGATGAACCGGTCGACGATCCACGTGCTGCCATCAAGTTTATTGGGGGCGAAACTGAGGCTTTAAAGCAGCTGGACCAATATTTTATACACACCGAACAATTAGGCAAACAAAAACCAAAGAATGGATCGGCAAGCACGTGTATGTCATCACATCTTTCACCCTGGATAGCATTGGGCTGTATATCCCTGCGCCAGGTATATTGGGAGGTGATAAAGCATGAAGGCAGTACGCACAATAATAGTCCGCTGGTTTTGGAACTGCTTTGGCGCGATTATTTCAGGTTCATGTTTAAAAAGCATGGCCAAAAATTCATATCTGCCAAAGAAACTGATAACAGCGACGATTTTGCGGCCAACCAGGATGAGCTTTTCGAAAAATGGAAAACCGGCATCACTGGTGTTGCTTTGGTTGATGCTATTATGCACGAGCTAAACGCCACCGGTTACATTAATAATTATAGCAGGCAAATTGTAGCCGGCTTTTTGGTAAGTGTACTTAAAGTCGACTGGACAAAAGGTGCCGCTTATTTTGAGGAAAAGCTGATCGATTACTCGCCGGCAAGCAACTGGGGTAACTGGGCTTTCATAGCCGGCATAGGTAACGACCCGCGCGATAGCCGCTATTTTAACATAGCTAAACAGTTAAACGACCTCGACACCAAAAATGATTTTATTGCTACCTGGCTACCCGAGCTAAAGGATGTAAGCGATCAATACGCACATGTCACCCATTAGTAAATTAATAACCTGGCCGTAACATTTTAAGCGTTATTTCGTCTATCTATTATAAATCGTTCATCATGAACTCTTTTGAAGAATATACCGTAATTATTGGCTTGCTTGCAGTAATGTTCGAGGGCTTTTCCTACCTGCGCGATTATGTGCACAAGCTCCTGCATTAATTTTATTTTTTTGAGAATTTAGATAACGTTTTTTCAGTTCATACGTTAACCCAATGCGCTGGTTTTAGCTCCTATTTTAAAACAGCATAATTTTATGACAACCACTTTCCTCAATTCAGGGTAAAATATAAATGTTTTTTATCAATTAATTTAAATGTTTGTAAGCCGTTATGCTTACTTTTGTACGTTTTTAAGAATGATTACATGGATCGCCTAAATTATATAAATAGCGGAAACGCAGCTTTTATTGACTCCCTATATCAAGAATATCAACAGGACCCGTCAGCTGTTGATTTTGGATGGCAAAAGTTTTTTGAAGGATTTGATTTCGGAAGAGGTTCCGAAGCACCTGCTGCAAGTGCTGAAACCCCCGAGCATTTTTTAAAAGAGATCAATGTTTTAAACATGATCAACGGGTACCGTACACGCGGCCACCTGTTTGCTACCACCAACCCGGTGCGCGAGCGCCGCAAATATTACCCTGGTAAGGAACTGGAAACCTTTGGATTGAGTGATGCCGATATGGACACCGTATTTAACGCCGGTGTTGAAGTTGGTATTGGCCCTGCCAAACTGCGTGATATCCGCCAGTTATTGGAAGATACTTATTGCCGCAACATAGGTGCCGAATACCGCTATGTGCGCAACCCCATAAAAGTAAAATGGTTTGAAAGCCGCATGGAAACCAGCCGCAATACGCCATCATTCGGCGTTGAGCAAAAAAAGCTGATGTTTAACAAACTAAGCCACGCGGTTATTTTCGAGAACTTTTTAGGTACCAAATTCCTGGGGCAGAAACGTTTCTCATTAGAAGGCGCCGAAGCGTTGATACCCGCATTGGATTCTGTTATCCAAAAAGGAGCAACATTGGGTATCGAGGAGTTTATCATCGGTATGGCTCACCGTGGTCGCTTAAATGTCCTGTCGAACATCATGGAGAAAACCTACAAGGAAATTTTCTTTGAGTTTGAAGGTAAAAACTACGACGAAGATTCACCATTCAGTGGCGACGTTAAGTACCACCTGGGTTACTCAACTGATGTTACCGCATCTAACGGCAACAAGGTTCACCTAAGTCTTTGCCCTAACCCTTCGCACCTTGAAGCGGTTGACCCTGTTGTTGAAGGCTTAACACGTTCAAAAATTGATTTCAAATACAAAGGCGATCATACCAAAATAGCTCCTATATTAATTCATGGTGATGCTTCAGTAGCAGGCCAGGGAATTGTGTACGAGGTATTGCAGATGGAAAAATTGGATGGCTACCGCACAGGTGGTACCATACATTTGGTTATCAACAACCAGATCGGTTTTACCACCAATTATATCGATGCACGCTCAAGTACTTATTGTACCGACGTTGCTAAAACAGTATTATCACCGGTTTTTCACGTTAATGGTGATGATGTTGAGGCTTTGGCATATGTGGTTAATCTGGCAATGGAATACCGCCAGGCATTTCACGATGACGTATTTATAGACATCTTATGCTATCGCCGATATGGGCACAATGAGGCTGATGAGCCTAAATTCACCCAGCCGGTATTATACAAAGCCATCGAGGCACATGAAAACCCACGCGAGGTCTATCTGAAAAAATTAATAGCCGAAGGCAGCATTACCGAAACGCTGGCTAAGGATACTGAAAAAGAATTCCGCGATCTGTTACAACAGCAACTGGATGAGTCAAAAGCGGAAGAACGCTTTACCGATACCATACCCATGTTTAACGGAGCATGGGAAGGCCTGCATATTGCCACCGAAAGGGAAGCAATGGCAAAAACGGATACAGCTGTTCCAAAAGAGGAATTAATAGAAATTGGCAAGGTGTTAACCGAACTGCCAAAAAATAAAGAGTTTTTCAAGAAAATCGAGAAATTATTTCAGGACCGTAATGCCATGGTTAACAAAACCGGCGTATTCGACTGGGCTATGGGCGAACTACTTGCTTATGGCACACTGTTGAAAGACGGCCACCCGGTTAGGTTAAGTGGAGAGGACGTTAAACGTGGTACTTTCTCACATCGCCACGCGGTATTAACGCTGGCTGATTCTGAAGAAGAATATACTCCGATGGACAATGTAAATCCCGAAGCTAAATTCAGCATATATAACTCTTTATTATCTGAATATGGTGTTTTAGGTTTTGAATACGGCTACGCTTTAGCAAATCCTAATGCCTTAACCATTTGGGAAGCACAATTTGGCGATTTCTTTAACGGTGCACAGATCATTGTTGACCAGTACATAGCCAGCGCCGAAACAAAGTGGCAGCGTGGTAATGGTTTGGTAATGTTATTGCCGCATGGCTACGAAGGTCAGGGGCCTGAGCATTCATCAGCACGTATAGAGCGCTTTATGGAGCTTTGTGCCGATAACAATATCCAGGTTGCTAATTGTACAACACCTGCTAACTTCTTCCATATATTACGCCGCCAGATCTATCGCGACTTCCGTAAACCATTAATCGTATTTACGCCAAAGAGCCTGCTCCGCAGCCCTAAATGTGTATCGCCAATTGTTGATTTTACCGAAGGCAAATTCCAGGAGGTGATAGATGATACTTATGCTGAAGCTAAAAAGGTTAAACGTGTATTATTCTGCTCAGGTAAAATATATTATGACCTGCAGGAGAAACAACAAACCGATCAGCGCAAGGATGTGGCAATAGTACGTATAGAACAGCTATACCCTACCCCGGTACAGCAAATGGCTAAAATAAAGGCCAAATACAGCAAAGCCACCGAGTTTATATGGGTACAGGAAGAACCTGAGAACATGGGCGCATGGCCATATATGTGCCGCAAATTCCGCAAGGAGGATGTGCTTAAACTGGATGTGATATCACGTATTGAAGGTAGTAGTACAGCTACAGGCTTTGCTAAACAACACGCCGCTCAACAACTGTACATTATTTCAAAAGCATTTGAATCACCGGTTGGCCCTGAGTTAAAAGAAAAGATCAAGAAAACAACACAAAAAATGGCTACGGCCAGCGCAGATTAATATTTGTGAGTGGTGAATGGTGAGCAGTGAATTGTTAAAACAACCACTCACCATTCACCGCTCACTACTCACACAAACATAACAACATGAGTTTAGAGATCAAAGTTCCGCCGGTAGGCGAATCAATTACCGAAGTTACCCTGTCATCATGGCTAAAAAAAGATGGTGATACCGTGAAAATGGATGAAGTAATTGCCGAATTAGAATCAGACAAAGCCACATTTGAGCTTACTGCCGAAAAAGCCGGGACTTTAAAAACTATAGCCAAAGAAGGCGACACCTTAGCAATTGGCGCACCTGTTGCCCGTATTGAAGACGGCGGTGCGGCATCAACCTCTGCTCCTGTTATCGAAAGCGCACCTGCTGTTAAAGCAGTTAGCGAAGCAGTAGCGACACCTGCGGATACTACTAACCCATCTGCCGGAGCAAGCACATCTGAAATAAAAGTTCCACCGGTAGGTGAGTCAATTACCGAAGTTACTTTATCACGCTGGATCAAGAAGAACGGCGATACCGTAGCTATGGATGAAGCCATTGCCGAGCTGGAATCAGACAAAGCAACATTTGAATTAACTGCAGATAAAGCAGGCACATTAAACACCATAGCTAAAGAAGGCGATGTATTAGCCATTGGCGCACCTGTTGCCAGTATTACCGGTGGCGGTGGTGTATCAGGCGGAGGAAGCCCGGCAGCAAGTCCTGCCGCAACTACTTCAGCCCCTGCAGCTGCACCTGTTGTTGTATCCGATAAAAATTACGCTACAGGCACACCATCGCCTGCAGCAGCAAAAATACTAGCCGAAAAAGGCATAGACCCATCTGCTGTTAGCGGTAATGGGGTTAATGGCCGTATCACTAAGGAAGATGCAATAAAAGCTAACCTGGTATCAGAAAGCCCTCAAGCTCCTATTCCACCGGCAGCAAAACCATCTCCGGTTGCCGCTACCCAGGCAACGCCTGTATCATTTAGTGGCGACAGGGCTGACCGTCGCGAAAAAATGTCGTCGTTACGTAAAACAGTTGCCAAACGTTTGGTAGCCGTTAAAAATGAGACCGCGATGCTGACCACTTTTAATGAAGTGGACATGTCGCCGATCATGGAGATCCGTGCCAAATACAAGGATAAATTTAAAGAGAAAAATGGTGTTGGCTTAGGTTTTATGTCGTTCTTCACCAAAGCAGTTTGCGAAGCATTAAAAGAATGGCCTTCAGTTGGCGCGCGTATAGATGGCGACGAAATAGTTTTCAGCAATTATGCTGATATCTCGATAGCTGTATCAGCCCCTAAAGGCCTGGTAGTACCTGTTATCCGCAATGCAGATAGTATGAGCCTTGCCCAAATTGAAAAAGCGGTTGCAGCCCTTGCCGTTAAAGCACGCGAAAGTAAATTAACACTGGAAGAAATGACAGGCGGTAACTTTACCATCACTAACGGTGGTGTTTTTGGTTCACTCTTATCAACCCCTATCATCAACTCACCGCAATCGGCTATTTTAGGCATGCACAACATAGTTGAGCGCCCAATTGCCCTAAACGGACAAGTTGTTATCCGCCCGATGATGTACATCGCCCTATCCTATGATCACCGCATCATTGATGGCCGCGAATCGGTAAGCTTCCTGGTACGTGTAAAACAATTACTGGAAGACCCAACAAGATTATTACTGGGCGTGTAGCCCCTAACCCCTAAAGGGGAAATAAGAAAGGGCCCGGTTGGATATTTCAACCGGGCTTTTTTATGTTTAGCTATTCTCCGCCCGTCATTGCGAGGAACAGCCCGACCCGAACTTGTTTCGGGAAGTAATTCCCGTACAAATTCCTCTGGTTACTTATCTATTGAGTCGAATGGTATCGCTCATAGCCGCTAAGGCCTATTTCTTTTGTCTTGATACAAAAGAAACAAAAAATCAAGTCAGTCGAAATGCTTCTTTGCCGCACAGGGCCATTGCGCTGCAAATCAGGCAAAACCTAGGCTGCTATATTTTTACCCTGCTGTCGCTACTCACCTGGCCTTTGCGCTTCTGTAAAAATCTGCTATGCCCTGCCACTGCACAAGGCCACCATCGTTTTGCCTGTTTTCGCCAGAAGCTGTTCTACTGACGGAGCTACCTAAGATGAGGAAACTTTAATTGAACCGTAATTAAAAGCGGGTAAAGGCCCGACAAAAAGCGCGGGCCTGGGTGTTTTGCCTGTGGGCGGAAGGATCTTTTTGTCTTGATTTTTTGCTACCTTTTGTATCAAGACAAAAGTAGTAGCCTCCGCGGCAATGAGCGGCTGCATGCGATAGGTAAACGATATACTAATTGCCCTATGCAGCCGGGGATTGCTTCGCACCTCGCAATGACGCTTCAATAATCAACCTACACCAACTTCCTCAACGACATAATATACCCAATATGCAATCCCTCATGGAAAGGCAAAAAGGCTACCGCCTCCTCAATACTGCTTAATTCAATACCATAACGGGTCATAACTTTGGTATAATCAACAAAGATCTCTTTATCCAGGTCGGCTTCCAGTTTTTCAAGACTTATGAATAATTGTTCTTTAATAAATGCGATTTCTACCTCATCAATAAACCGCTCAGGCTTGGTACCTGGTTTATAGGTATGGAAAAAATCTTCGCTAACTGTGGTATTAAGCCCCGAGCGTTTGTAGCAAATACCTTGCTGCGCAGCAATCATATGGCCCAGGTTCCAGGCAATATTATTATTAAAACTTGTTGGTACTTTATTTAATTGTTCGGTGCTTAAATGTTCAATTTCTTTAAGTACCAGGATGCGCGGTTGTTTTATAATGTCGATAGATCGTTTCATTGGGTGATAAAACTTGGAGGCTAATGTGAGAAAAATATTTTAATCGGGGCGATGTATTTGCTGCCTTTCAGCTTAAAGGGTTTTATTATAACTTTACAGCTTTAACAAACACAAGCATTAATGCCGGAGCTAACTGCAAACAAAACTTTTCAGTCGAATAAAACCATCTGGTATTTCTTATTGGCGTGGACCGCCCTGAACATCATTCAGGCCTACACCCTCGAGCTCCATGCCGATGAAGCCTACTATTGGCTCTACTCCCGATTTTTGGATTGGGGCTATTTTGATCACCCGCCTATGGTGGCCCTGTTCATCCGCTTTGGCGATAGCATTATGCATAACGAGCTGGGCTTGCGCATATTAACCATTACCGTTAGCACAGCATCGATATACATATTATGGCTCATCCTTAAAAAATATAATGCTAATGCCAGGCTGTTCATTGTGGTGATATCCTGCATGTTCATGGTGCATATGTACGGCTTTACCACCACGCCCGATGCGCCGCTGTTCTTCTTCGCGGTAGTGTTCTATTATTTTTATCAGCGCTATATTGATAACGATAGCTGGATTTTAGCTTTAGTATTAGGACTGGTTGTGGCCTGCCTTTTATACAGTAAATACCATGCTGTGCTGCTGATCGGTTTTACGGTACTGGCTAACCTTAGTTTATTAAAACGTTGGTCGTTCTGGTTCATTGTTGTGCTGGCGGCCGTGTTATTTATACCGCATATTTTGTGGCAGGTACACCACAATTTTCCATCGTTAAACTACCATCTTTCGGAGCGTTCGGCAGATAAATATCATCCTGAGTTTACCTACTTGTACCCATTAGGGCAGATATTAATGGCAGGGCCACTTGTTGGCTGGTACTTGTTTTACAGAGGTTTCAGCGCACGGGTTACCGATGCTTTCACCCGCTGCCTAATGGTTAATAGCATAGGCACACCTATCTTTTTCCTGATCAGCTCCTTCCGCGGCGAAGTACAACCACAGTGGACCTATATCGCCTTTGCCCCTTTGATCCTGCTCATTCTCATCAGCTTTGCTCAAAAACCTGTTATACCCAAATGGTTTTACCCGGTGGCCATCATCAATATTGTTATTATTGTTGCGATTAGAATCTGCTTAATTTCAGGTATACCTATAGGTCGTTTGCAGAGTCAGTTTGGGTTTAAAAACTGGTCGTATGTGGTAAAGCAAAAGGTTGGCGATCATTATGTAATATTCAACGAAGGCTTTCAGAACCCATCTAAATACGACTATTACAACAATACGCTAAAGGGCTTTGCCTATGATTCCCGCTATTACCGCAGCACGCAATTTGATATCTGGCCTATTGAAGATAGTCTGCAGCATAAACGTGTTTATTATCTGCTAACCTACAACTCACCCGGTGTTACTACCGACTCTATAAAAGTTAGCGCCGGCACCTGGTATGGCGGCTGGGTTGACGATGTGCGCACTTACCAAAAAGTTATCATTGATAACGGCAACTATAAAATGAGTGCAGCGCCGGGGCAAAAGATCAAATTTAACCTCACGATCACTAATCCATACCCTTACGCTATCGATTTCAGCAACAAAGGCTGGCAGCACAAGGTATTTATGGAGGCCTGTTTCTTTAATGAAAAAGGCGAAATGCAATCACAGCTTACCGATACTAGTTTCAATAAAATTGCGTTAAAGCCCGGGCAAAGCACCCATTATAGTTTCACAATTGTCAGCCCAAAGCAAAAAGGCAGGTACGATTTGCTATTTTCGCTCCAGACAGAGCCTTTTGTTGGCAGCAAGAACAGCAGGATCGTTAAATTTACAGTCGAATAACCCCCAGCAAATGATCAAAAAATTCTACTTACTCATCATTCTTTCTTTTTTCAGCTCTGCGATAGCTTTTGCGCAAACTAATTTTGTGCAGCAGCAAACCGATTTCATGCAGCAGCAAACATTTTCAGCAGATACAACCAAAACAAAGCAGGTAAACACCGCTTCGGTTGATTTTCACTTCAATGCGCTGGCATGGCTGGATAACCGGGAATATAAGGCCTTTATCCCGCGCTCACGCACTTATTCGGGTACACGCACCGCTATTGATTTCGGCTTGAACCTGGATAGCCTGAACCATTTTGTGGTAGGTACCAATGCCATACATGAGTTTGGCGCGCAGCCATACTTTTTGAATGCTGTGCCGATAGCTTACTACAATTATCACAGCTCTAAATGGTTATTTAATGCCGGTGAATTCCCGAGGGCCGGATTAATAGACGACTACCCGCGTGCCATGCTGAATGATACTTTGATGTATTACCGCCCCAATGTTGAGGGTTTGCTGGCGCGATATGGCAACCAGCATTTCTGGCAAACAGGCTGGATAGATTGGGTGAGCCGCCAAACCGATACCCAGCGCGAAGAGTTTTTATTCGGGGCCGAAGGTAAATATACACCAGGCAATGGCCTGTTTTATATAAGAGATTACTTTATGATGGAGCATGATGCCGGTGCTGCCATATTACAACCAACCGACCATATATTTGACAATGGTGCTGTTGAAGTGCGCTTAGGATTAAACTTCAGCCATAAAACATTCCTTGATTCCCTATCATTTGAAGCAGGTAACCTTAGCTCATTTTTAAGGGAACGCGGCAAAACAGGCTGGCAAACGCGTAACGGATTTATGTTCAGCGCTTATGCAGGTTACCACAGGTTTGCCGTGTTTGAAGAATTGTACAAAGGCCAGGGCAGTATCATCTACTACGGCGACTCTTACTACGAAAAAACATTTTATGATCGTGTGGATCTGATCTTTACACCTTTCCTGTCGGGCCGTGTTAAAGGGCAATTTATAGCCAGCTTCCACTTTACACCCGGGCATGCTAATGACAACCAGGAGGTTTTCAGGGTGACGTATGATTTGGGGAGGAAGACGATTGCAAGGTTTAAGGATTAGCAACGTCATATAAACGATTATATTTATAAATGGTAAGCTTGTTTTCAGGCTTGCCATTTTTTTATTTTCTACCCCTTGCTGTGTACGCGTACTACCTGTGCTTAAACCATAAGTGTTCAGAAGATTAAAGAAAGGGTCATGCTGAGGCGCTCGAAGCATGCGGGCAGAGGCCTTTACGCTTACCCTTCGAGTACCTCAGGCTGACCCTACGCTCAATATTTGTAATAAAATAAATCTTCCGAACACCTATGGTGCTTAAACCCGAAGTTTCGTGTTAGGGGTTGAAGCGGATACCGGCTTGTGACTAAGGCCTGTGCAGTATAAGCGGAAGACCCGACCCGTAGGGAAACACCCTAAATATAATTGTCGCTTTTATCAAACACACCTCTTTCAATAAAGTAATCTTGCGTATTGCTTTCTATTGACATAAGTCAAATTCTGCCAACCTGTCACCGTCAAATTATTACAATCTGACTATTTATTACCTTTCAGCTTTCTCCTTTCAGCCTTTTAGCTAAATATTAACTGCCAAACCAACATTGGCACAAGCCTTGTTAAATACTTTGTAATTAAATTATTCAATCAAGAAAAAACAATATATATGTCTAAAATCATTGGAATCGACTTAGGGACAACAAACTCTTGCGTGGCTGTAATGGAAGGTAATGAACCTGTAGTTATACCAAACAGCGAGGGCAAGCGCACTACACCATCAGTAGTAGCTTTTGTTGACAACGGCGAACGTAAAGTGGGTGATCCGGCGAAGCGTCAGGCTATCACCAATCCTACAAGAACTATTTATTCAATCAAACGCTTTATGGGTAACAACTTTAACGAAGTTACCAAAGAAGCTGCACGTGTGCCTTACACCGTGGTTAAAGGTGATAACAACACCCCACGCGTTGAAATTGGCGACCGTAAATATACTCCACAGGAAATTTCAGCTATGATACTTCAGAAAATGAAGAAAACAGCTGAGGATTTCCTAGGACACGAAGTTACCGAAGCGGTTATTACCGTTCCGGCTTATTTTAACGATGCACAGCGCCAGGCTACTAAGGAAGCCGGTGAAATTGCAGGCTTAAAAGTACGTCGTATCATAAACGAACCTACTGCTGCTGCCCTGGCTTATGGCCTTGACAAAGCACACCGCGATATGAAAATTGCTGTGTTCGATTGCGGTGGTGGTACACATGACGTATCAGTACTTGAACTTGGCGATGGCGTGTTTGAAGTAAAAGCAACCGACGGTGATACTCACCTAGGTGGTGACGACTTTGACCAGGTAATTATCGACTGGTTAGCTGACGAATTTAAAAGCGACGAAGGCATCGACCTGCGTAAAGACCCTATGGCGCTGCAACGCTTAAAAGAATCGGCTGAAAAAGCTAAAATTGAATTATCAAGCACTACTCAAACTGAAATTAACTTACCATACATTACTGCTAATGATGGTATGCCTAAGCACTTGGTTAAAACTTTAACCCGCGCTAAATTTGAGCAATTAGCTGATAGCTTAATCAAACGTACTATCGATCCTTGCCGTTCAGCATTGAAAAATGCAGGCTTAAAAACTACTGATATCGACGAGATCATTTTAGTAGGTGGTTCAACCCGTATCCCTGCTATACAGGAAGCTGTTGAAAAATTCTTCGGTAAAGCACCTTCAAAAGGTGTAAACCCTGATGAAGTGGTAGCTATTGGTGCTGCTATTCAAGGTGGTGTATTAACCGGCGAAGTTAAGGATGTGTTATTATTAGACGTTACCCCGCTTTCATTAGGTATTGAAACTATGGGTGGTGTAATGACCAAACTGATAGAAGCTAACACTACTATCCCAACTAAAAAATCTGAAACTTTCTCAACTGCGTCTGATAGCCAGCCGTCAGTAGAGATCCACATATTACAAGGTGAGCGCCCAATTGCTTCAGGCAACCGTACTATTGGCCGTTTCCACTTAGATGGAATACCACCAGCACCTCGTGGCGTACCTCAGATCGAAGTAACTTTTGATATTGATGCTAACGGTATATTACACGTAGCAGCTAAGGATAAAGCTACCGGTAAAGAGCAAAAGATCCGTATCGAAGCTTCTTCAGGTTTATCAGATGCTGATATCAAGAAGATGAAAGAAGAAGCTGAAGCTAACGCTGATGCTGACAAAGCAGCAAAAGAAGAAGTTGAAAAACTGAACTCTGCTGATGCCCTGATCTTCTCAACTGAAAAACAATTGAAGGAGTATGGCGATAAGATCCCTGCTGACAAAAAAGCACCGATTGAAGAAGGCTTAACAAAATTGAAAGCCGCTTACGCGTCAAAAGATCTTTCTGCAATTGAAACTGCCCAGAATGAGTTAAACACTGCATGGACAGCTGCATCAGAAGATATGTACAAAGCTGCTGCTGACGCAGGACAACAACCAGGCGCAGGTGAAGCAGGACCAGAAGCACACGCTGAAGGTAATGCCGACAATGTTACTGATGTTGACTTTGAAGAAGTAAAATAATAGCCCGAAAGGGATCATATACCAAGCCCGGCTGGTTTTCCAGCCGGGCTTTTTTTTGGTT
Protein-coding regions in this window:
- the dnaK gene encoding molecular chaperone DnaK; protein product: MSKIIGIDLGTTNSCVAVMEGNEPVVIPNSEGKRTTPSVVAFVDNGERKVGDPAKRQAITNPTRTIYSIKRFMGNNFNEVTKEAARVPYTVVKGDNNTPRVEIGDRKYTPQEISAMILQKMKKTAEDFLGHEVTEAVITVPAYFNDAQRQATKEAGEIAGLKVRRIINEPTAAALAYGLDKAHRDMKIAVFDCGGGTHDVSVLELGDGVFEVKATDGDTHLGGDDFDQVIIDWLADEFKSDEGIDLRKDPMALQRLKESAEKAKIELSSTTQTEINLPYITANDGMPKHLVKTLTRAKFEQLADSLIKRTIDPCRSALKNAGLKTTDIDEIILVGGSTRIPAIQEAVEKFFGKAPSKGVNPDEVVAIGAAIQGGVLTGEVKDVLLLDVTPLSLGIETMGGVMTKLIEANTTIPTKKSETFSTASDSQPSVEIHILQGERPIASGNRTIGRFHLDGIPPAPRGVPQIEVTFDIDANGILHVAAKDKATGKEQKIRIEASSGLSDADIKKMKEEAEANADADKAAKEEVEKLNSADALIFSTEKQLKEYGDKIPADKKAPIEEGLTKLKAAYASKDLSAIETAQNELNTAWTAASEDMYKAAADAGQQPGAGEAGPEAHAEGNADNVTDVDFEEVK